The following proteins come from a genomic window of Nostoc sp. ATCC 53789:
- a CDS encoding Dethiobiotin synthetase, with protein sequence MNYETARKLLIDQTITTEENPDALLMRMKQGKPPVPGQITSILLALKVVFEALKDAKTLDRELALALYQLSIKAQQLFAAGRKAGIDWPPLLKEDLLRISLASESIFSGIWQTLAPISLGKL encoded by the coding sequence ATGAATTACGAAACAGCTCGGAAACTCCTCATAGATCAGACAATCACAACCGAGGAAAACCCAGATGCGCTGTTAATGCGTATGAAACAGGGGAAACCGCCGGTACCCGGTCAGATCACTTCAATTTTGTTGGCATTGAAAGTGGTGTTTGAAGCCCTTAAAGATGCAAAGACCCTAGACCGAGAACTGGCTTTAGCCCTTTATCAGTTAAGCATTAAGGCACAACAGCTATTTGCCGCAGGGCGTAAAGCTGGTATAGATTGGCCACCACTACTAAAGGAAGATTTACTACGAATTTCCTTAGCATCTGAAAGTATCTTTTCAGGTATATGGCAAACCCTAGCTCCCATCAGCCTAGGGAAACTATAG
- a CDS encoding type II toxin-antitoxin system antitoxin SocA domain-containing protein, translating to MLSCFNVADYFIWLANETGSFISNLKLQKLVYYAQAWHLALNDTPLFPEDFQAWIHGPVIPVLYQKYKLFGWQPILEDANPELPQEIQEFLDEVAQEYFACDAYELEQMTHAETPWNLARVNLPPDEPSNEVIQKQWMKEYYGSRAEEKD from the coding sequence GTGTTGTCATGTTTTAACGTAGCAGATTACTTTATCTGGTTGGCAAATGAAACAGGCTCTTTTATCAGTAATTTAAAACTGCAAAAGCTTGTGTACTATGCTCAGGCTTGGCATCTTGCACTCAATGACACTCCTCTTTTCCCAGAGGATTTTCAAGCCTGGATACATGGGCCTGTAATACCTGTGTTGTACCAGAAGTATAAGCTTTTTGGATGGCAACCAATTTTAGAGGATGCTAACCCGGAATTACCCCAAGAAATTCAAGAGTTTCTAGATGAGGTTGCACAAGAGTACTTTGCCTGCGATGCTTATGAACTAGAGCAGATGACTCATGCCGAGACACCCTGGAATTTGGCTAGAGTAAATTTACCACCTGACGAACCTTCCAACGAAGTTATTCAGAAACAGTGGATGAAGGAGTATTACGGATCTCGTGCCGAAGAAAAGGATTAA